The following proteins are co-located in the Planococcus plakortidis genome:
- a CDS encoding carbamoyl phosphate synthase small subunit, producing MKRYLILEDGTVFTGEAFGAESASFGEVVFNTSMTGYQEILSDPSYCGQIVTMTYPLQGNYGINSDDFESIDPAVKGMVVREAADFPSNFRSTMSLSELLEKKGIPGIAGIDTRKLTRLIRVNGSIKGILTAAGEEPDVAQVVEKLKETPLPTNQVAQVSITRPYPSPGRGKRVVLIDYGMKHGILRELNKRKCDVIVVPHNTSAQEILAWGPDGVMLSNGPGDPKNVPECVDVVGELLGQVPIFGICLGHQLFARACGAETFKLKFGHRGGNHPVRDLVTGKIEITSQNHGYAVDEETLQGTRLKVTHTALNDGTNEGLAHLDYPAFTVQYHPESSPGPEDSNYLFDRFLEMMNAQRKEQQHA from the coding sequence ATGAAACGTTATTTGATCTTAGAAGACGGAACAGTATTCACGGGGGAAGCATTCGGTGCAGAGTCGGCATCATTCGGGGAAGTAGTGTTTAACACGAGCATGACCGGCTATCAGGAAATCCTCTCCGATCCATCGTATTGCGGGCAGATCGTCACGATGACGTACCCGCTGCAAGGCAATTACGGCATCAATAGCGACGATTTCGAATCGATCGATCCAGCCGTCAAAGGCATGGTCGTCCGGGAAGCGGCGGATTTCCCGTCGAATTTCAGAAGCACGATGAGCTTGAGCGAATTGCTCGAGAAAAAAGGCATCCCTGGTATCGCCGGAATCGATACGCGGAAGCTGACGCGGCTGATCCGCGTTAACGGATCGATCAAAGGCATCTTGACTGCCGCTGGGGAAGAACCGGATGTGGCACAAGTGGTCGAGAAACTGAAAGAAACCCCTTTGCCAACTAATCAAGTGGCGCAAGTATCGATCACACGCCCATATCCAAGCCCGGGCCGCGGCAAGCGCGTCGTCTTGATCGATTACGGCATGAAGCACGGGATTTTGCGCGAACTGAACAAACGCAAATGCGACGTCATCGTCGTGCCGCATAATACGAGCGCGCAGGAAATCCTCGCCTGGGGCCCGGACGGCGTCATGCTGTCAAACGGGCCGGGAGACCCGAAAAACGTGCCGGAATGTGTGGACGTTGTCGGGGAATTGCTGGGCCAAGTGCCGATTTTCGGGATTTGCCTCGGCCATCAACTATTCGCAAGGGCGTGCGGCGCCGAGACATTCAAGCTGAAGTTCGGCCACCGCGGCGGCAATCACCCCGTGCGTGATCTTGTCACCGGAAAAATCGAAATCACCTCACAAAACCACGGCTATGCAGTCGATGAAGAAACCTTGCAAGGCACGCGATTGAAAGTGACACATACAGCACTCAATGATGGAACGAACGAAGGGCTGGCACATCTCGATTACCCGGCTTTCACCGTGCAATACCATCCGGAATCCTCTCCAGGGCCGGAAGACTCGAATTACCTATTCGACCGATTTTTGGAAATGATGAACGCACAGCGGAAGGAGCAACAACATGCCTAA
- a CDS encoding dihydroorotase, with product MGLFIKNVKMLNGEQLEETNIRINDGRIEEIGNDLRAQGETEIDGKGRMIAPGFVDVHVHLREPGGEKKETIQSGTKSAARGGYTTICAMPNTRPVPDTKENLDLVNSLIEKNALIRVLPYASITIREAGKERTNLKELKEHGAFAFTDDGVGIQEAGMMLETMKEAAGLDMAVVAHCEDNSLIYGGVMHDGKRSRELGLPGIPSVAESVHIARDILLAEAAGAHYHVCHVSTKESVRVIRDAKRAGVRVTAEVTPHHLLLTEEDIPGDDANYKMNPPLRAKEDYEALHEGLLDGTLDFIATDHAPHAAEEKANGMEKAPFGIVGFETAFPLLYTEFVQSGKWTLAQLIGWLTKKPADVFGLPYGTLEAGQAADLVLLDLEKQQEIRTEDFLSKGTNTPFGGQTCTGWPVMTIFSGDIVWQEEN from the coding sequence ATGGGATTATTCATTAAGAACGTAAAAATGTTGAATGGGGAACAATTGGAGGAAACGAACATCCGCATCAACGATGGCCGCATCGAGGAAATAGGCAATGATTTGCGGGCGCAAGGAGAAACGGAAATCGACGGCAAAGGCCGGATGATCGCACCAGGATTTGTGGACGTCCATGTCCATTTGCGTGAACCGGGGGGAGAGAAAAAAGAAACGATCCAAAGCGGCACGAAGTCAGCGGCGCGCGGCGGCTATACAACCATCTGCGCCATGCCGAATACACGGCCGGTACCGGACACGAAAGAAAATCTCGATCTCGTCAACAGCTTGATCGAAAAAAATGCGCTCATCCGGGTTTTGCCGTATGCGTCCATCACGATCCGCGAAGCGGGCAAAGAACGGACCAATCTAAAAGAACTGAAAGAACACGGTGCGTTCGCCTTTACAGATGACGGCGTAGGCATCCAAGAAGCCGGGATGATGCTCGAGACGATGAAGGAAGCGGCTGGGCTTGATATGGCTGTCGTCGCGCATTGCGAAGACAATAGCTTGATTTATGGCGGGGTCATGCACGACGGCAAACGAAGCCGAGAACTTGGGCTTCCGGGAATCCCGTCTGTTGCGGAATCGGTCCATATCGCGCGCGACATCCTGCTCGCTGAAGCGGCAGGCGCCCATTACCATGTCTGCCACGTCAGCACGAAAGAGTCGGTGCGCGTCATCCGCGACGCCAAACGCGCAGGCGTCCGCGTCACGGCGGAAGTGACGCCTCACCATCTATTGCTGACGGAAGAGGACATCCCGGGCGATGACGCGAACTATAAAATGAACCCGCCGCTTCGCGCGAAAGAAGATTACGAAGCGCTACACGAAGGGCTGCTCGACGGCACGCTCGATTTCATCGCGACCGATCACGCCCCGCATGCTGCAGAAGAAAAAGCGAACGGCATGGAAAAAGCGCCGTTCGGCATCGTCGGATTCGAAACGGCATTCCCATTGCTTTATACGGAATTTGTCCAAAGCGGCAAATGGACACTCGCTCAGTTGATCGGCTGGCTGACGAAAAAACCGGCGGATGTGTTCGGCCTTCCTTACGGGACGCTCGAGGCAGGGCAAGCAGCCGATTTAGTGCTGCTCGATTTGGAGAAACAGCAGGAAATCCGCACGGAAGATTTCCTTTCAAAAGGAACGAATACGCCATTCGGCGGACAAACTTGCACCGGCTGGCCGGTCATGACCATCTTCAGCGGTGACATCGTATGGCAGGAGGAAAACTGA